Genomic DNA from Corallococcus silvisoli:
CCAGGGCATCGCGAGCTCGCGGCTGCACACGTCGCACGCGTTCCACTCCGCGATGATGGACCCCATCCTGGACGCCTTCCGCGAGGCGGTGCGCAAGGTGGCCCGCAAGGCGCCCACGAAGCCGTACCTGTCCAACGTCACCGGCACCTGGGTGACGCCCGAGCAGGCCACCAGCCCCGACTACTGGGCCAGGCACCTGCGCGGCGCGGTGCGCTTCGCGGACGGCGTGGCGGAGCTCCTGAAGGAGTCGGACGCCATCCTGCTGGAGGTCGGCCCGGGCAACACGCTGGTCACGCTGGCGCGGCAGCACCCGGACAAGGGCGCGAAGCACGCGCTGCTCAACTCGCTGCGCCACCCGAAGGAGCAGGTGGCGGACCTGGACCACGTGCTGGGCACGCTGGGCCGGCTGTGGCTGGAGGGCGTGGAGGCGGACTGGGACGCGTTCCGGGGCACGGAGCGCCGCCGCCGCATCGCGCTGCCCACCTCCCCCTTCGAGCGTCAGCGCCACTGGGTGGATCCGCGCAAGGAGACCGCCGCCGACGGCGAGCGCTCCGAGTGGGCCTCCGCGGACCAGAAGCAGCCCGTGGCCCGCTGGTTCTACCTGCCGTCGTGGCAGCGGGCCCTGCCGTCGCCGCAGGGCGCCTGGAGCGGGAAGAAGGCCACCTGGTGGCTGCTGCTCCCCGACGAGGCCCCCGAAGGCCTGGGCACGCGGCTCGCGCTGAAGCTGGGCGAGGCCGGCCAGGACGTCGTGCGCATCACCCCGGCCGCCGTCACCTCGAAGCACGACGAGCACCACTGGTCGCTCGCGCTGGGCGGCGAGGGCACGCTGCTGGAGGCGCTCACCGCGCAGGGCCGCGCGCCGGACCACGTGCTGCATCTGGGCACGCTGGGCCTGGGTGAAGCGCATGGCGAGGCGGACTTCGAGGCCGCGCTCGGCAAGGGCTTCCTGGGGCTCTTGGGCCTGGCCCAGGCGCTGGGGCGACAGCCCGGCACGCGCCCGGTGTCGCTGGTCGCGGTGACGAACCGCATGCAGTCCCTGGGCGACGAGGCGCCGAACCCAGAGCTCTCCACGGTGCTGGGCCCCGTGCGGGTGATTCCGCAGGAGTACAGCCACCTCTCCGCCAAGGCGGTGGACGTGCGGCTTCCGCCCGCGGGCAGCTGGCAGGAGACGGCGCTGGTGGACGCGCTGCTGTCCGAGGCCGCGACGCCGTCCAAGCAGGAGACCGTCATCGCGTACCGGGGCGGGGCCCGCTGGGTCCAGACCTTCGAGCACGTGCCGGCGGACGCCCCGCGCGCCGCGCAGGTTCCGCTGCGCGACGGCGGCGTGTACCTGCTCATCGGCGGCTTCGGCACGCTGGGCTTCTCCCACGCGAAGTCGCTGGCGAAGCGCGCGAAGGCGAAGCTGGTCCTCGCGGGCCGAACGGCGCTGCCGGAGCGCGCGGGGTGGGACGCGCACGTCACGGCGCACGGCGAGGACGACGCCATCTCCCGCCGCATCCGTCAGGCGCGGGAGCTGGAGGCGCTGGGCGCCGAGGTGCACACCCTCAGCGTGGACGCGGGCAACAAGGTCCAGGTGAAGGCGGCGGTGGACGAAGCCGTGGCCCGCTTCGGCGCGCTGCACGGCGTGGTGTTCGCGGCCGGTGACGTGGGGCAGGCGCTCTTCCGGGCCATCCCGGACACCCGCCCCGAGGACGTGCGCGACACCTTCCACGGCCGCGTGCGCGGCCTGTACGCGCTGGAGGAGGCGCTGCGCGGACGCACGCTGGACTTCTGCGTGCTGTCGTCGTCGCTGGCGGCGGTGCTGGGCGGCCTGGGCCTCGCGTCGTACGCGGCGGCCACGTCCTTCATGGACGCGTTCGCCATGAAGCAGGCGCAGACATCGCCCGTGCCGTGGATGAGCGTGGGCTGGGACGCGTGGCACTTCGAGTCCGACGCCGGGGGCGCGCGGAGCCCCTTCGGCGCGCTGGCCATCACCGCCGCCGAGGGCGAGGACGCCTTCGAGCAGCTCTTCCAGCTGGGCGCCCTGTCCCACGTGGCCGTGTCCACGAGCAACCTGCGCGCCCGCGCGCGCAAGTGGTCGCAGCCGGCGGCCTCCCAGGAGAAGGCGGAGGCGAAGCAGGAGCCCGGGTCGTCCCTGGGCACCACGCCCCGGCCGGCGCTCCAGAACGCGTACGTGCCGCCGCGCGATGCGCTGGAGGAGAAGATCGCCCACCTGTGGGAGACGACGCTCGGCATCGCGCAGGTCGGCGTGCACGACAACTTCTTCGAGCTGGGCGGCAACTCGCTGGTGGGCGTGAAGCTGATCGCCCGCGTGCGCGAGCAGTTCGGCGTCGCGCTCCCAGCCGTCACCCTCTACGAAGGCCCCACCGTGGGCGCGCTGGCGCGGCTGCTCAAGGCCGCCAGCGGCACCGAGGACGCGGAGCCCGCGCCCGAGGACACCGAGGCACTCAGCCGGGGGGAGCGCCGCCGCGCCCGCCGCGCGAACCGCCGGGGCGACAGCGCCTCCGACGACGAGTAGCCGCCCGCCGCCCCCCCACCTTTCGCAGCCCCGAGCACACCCCACATGTCCGCTGATTCGAACATCGACGCGCAGGCCATCGCCATTGTCGGCATGGCCGGACGCTTCCCCGGCGCCCCCGACCTGGAGTCCTTCTGGAAGAACCTGCGCGAGGGGGTGGAGTCCATCCAGCCCGTGCCGGACGCCACGCTGGAGAAGCTGGGCGTGGACCCCGTCCTGCGCAAGGACCCGCGCCACGTGAAGGCCAGCGCCGCGCTGGAGGGGATGGAGCTGTTCGACGCGGGCTTCTTCGGCTTCACGCCTCGCGAGGCGGAGCTGATGGACCCGCAGCACCGCGTCTTCCTGGAGTGCGCGTGGGAGGCCCTGGAGAAGGCGGGCCACACGCCGGAGGGCTTCGACGGCCCCATCGGCGTGTTCGCGGGCGCGGCCACCAACACGTACCTGGTGTTCCACCTGGTCCCCAACTTCGACCAGCTGAGCGGCATGGATCAGGTGCAGATCGACGTGAACAACGGCGGCGACTTCCTGGCCACCCGCGTCGCGTACAAGCTCAACCTGCGCGGCCCCAGCTACTCCATCACCAGCGCGTGCTCCACGTCGCTGGTCGCCACGCACGCGGCCTGCCAGAGCCTGCTGAACGAGGAGTGCGACCTGGCGCTCGCGGGCGGCGTGTCCGTGCACGTGAAGCACCCGGAGGGCTACCCCTTCGTGCCCGGCGGCATCGTGTCCCCGGACGGCCACTGCCGCGCGTTCGACGCGCAGGCGGAGGGCACGGTGTTCGGCAGCGGCGTGGGCGTGGTGGTGCTCAAGCGGCTGGCGGACGCCATCGACGACGGCGACCACATCCACGCCATCATCAAGGGCTCGGCCATCAACAACGACGGCGCGCTGAAGGTGGGCTTCACCGCCCCCAGCGTGGAGGGACAGGCCACCGTCATCAGCGAGGCCCTGGGCGCCGCGGGCGTGGCCCCGGAGACCATCGGCTACCTGGAGGCGCACGGCACCGGCACGAAGATGGGGGACCCCATCGAGGTACGCGCCCTCAACAAGGCGTTCAAGTTCCGCTCCGCCGCGGCCAAGGCGAATCCGCCCAGGATTCCCGTGGGCTCGCTCAAGAGCAACATCGGGCACCTGGCCAACGCGGCCGGCGTCTCCAGCCTCATCAAGGCGGTGATGACGCTGGAGCACCGGCAGATTCCCCCCAGCCTCCACGTGACGGAGGTGAACCCGGAGATCCCCTTCGCGGGCGGCCCGTTCTTCGTCAACACGACGCTCACCGACTGGCAGGCGAACCCCAAGCACCCGCGCCGCGCGGGCGTCAGCTCCTTCGGCGTGGGCGGGACCAACGCGCACGTGGTGCTGGAGGAGGCCCCCGCCCTTCCGGTGTCCGGCGCGTCCCGGCCCGCGCAGCTCGTGGTGCTGTCCGCGAAGAGCGACGCGGCGCTGGACGCGGCGACGCAGAACCTGGCCCAGCACCTGAAGGCGCACCCCGCGCAGGCGCTGGCGGACGTGGCCTTCACGCTCCAGACGGGCCGTCAGGCGATGGCGAAGCGGCGCGTGCTGGTGTGCCGCGACCGCGACGACGCGCTCGCCGCGCTGGAGGTGGAGGGCAGCCCGCGCCTGTGGACGCGGACGCCGGACGTGCATGAGCGGCCGGTGGCCTTCCTGTTCCCCGGCCAGGGCTCGCAGTACGTGGGCATGGCGCGCGACCTGTACGCGTCCGAGCCGACGTTCAAGAAGCACCTGGACGCGTGCGCGGAGAAGCTGACGCCGCACCTGGGCCTGGACCTGCGCACGGTGCTCTTCCCGGAGGCCTCCAAGGCGGAGGCCGCGACCCAGGCGCTGACGCGCACGGAGCTGACCCAGCCCGCGCTCTTCGCCGTCGAGTACGCGCTCGCGAAGCTGTGGATGGCCTGGGGCGTGAAGCCCTCCGCGATGCTGGGCCACAGCATCGGCGAGTACGTGGCCGCGTGCCTCGCGGGCGTGTTCTCGCTGGACGACGCGCTGGCCCTGGTGGCCGCGCGCGGCAAGCTGATGCAGCCGCTGCCCGCGGGCGCGATGCTGTCCGCGAAGCTGGAAGAGGCCGCGCTGAGGCCGCTGATGGACGCGCGCCTCTCCGTGGCGGCCGTGAACGCGCCGGGCTTCACCGTCGTCGCGGGCCCCACCGACGCGGTGGACGCGCTCCAGGCGAAGCTGGAGGCCCAGAAGGTGGAGGTGTCGCGGCTGCACACGTCGCACGCGTTCCACTCCGCGATGATGGACCCCATCCTCGCGCCCTTCACCGAGCGCGTGCGGCAGGTGAAGCTCAACGCCCCCACCCTGCCCTTCCTGTCCAACGTGACGGGCACCTGGATCGAAGCCTCTCAGGCGACGGACCCGGGCTACTGGGCCACGCACCTGCGCCAGGCGGTCCGCTTCTCCGCGGGCCTCCAGGAGCTGTCGCGCAAGTGGCCGCAGGCGGCCCTGCTGGAGGTCGGCCCGGGCACGGTGCTGACCACGCTCGCGAAGCAGCAGCCGGGCGCGGAGGGCCGCGTGCTCGTCGCCTCCACGCGCCACCCGCGCGAGGCGTCCCCGGACCTCCAGGTCCTGCTGGGCGCGCTGGGCCGGCTGTGGCTGGGCGGCATGACGGTGGACTGGAAGGGCTTCGCCGCGAACGAGCAGCGCCGCCGGGTGCCGCTGCCGACCTACCCGTTCCAGCGCGAGCGCTACTGGATTGAAGCGAAGCCGCTGGGCGGCGGGGCTCGCGCGGACGCGCCCGCGTCGCTGGCGAAGCGCGCGGACGTGGCGGACTGGTTCTACGCGCCGTCGTGGAAGCTGTCGCCGCTGCCCAGGGCCCAGGGCGCCGCGGGGGCGGGCTGGCTCGTGTTCGCGGACGACACCGGCGTGGCGGAGGCCCTGGCGCCGAAGCTGGGCGGGGACGTCTTCCTCGTCGTCCCGGGCTCGCGCTTCGAAGCGCGGCCGGACGGCACGTACGCGGTGGATCCGAAGCGCCGCGAGGACTACCGGGCGCTGCTGGACGCGCTGAAGCAGCAGGGCCGCGCGTTCGCGAACGTGGTGCACCTGTGGAGCCTGTCGCGTGAGCCCGCGCCGCGGGAGACGGCGCTGGACCTGGGCTTCCACAGCCAGCTGTTCCTCGCCCGCGCGTTGAGCGAGGCAGGCCACCTGGAGCCGCTGGCGTGGTCCGTGGTGACCAGCCGCTCGGCGCGCGTGGAGCAGGCGGACGCGCGGCTGCCGGAGCAGGCGCTGCTCGTGGGCCCGACGCGCGTGCTGCCCCAGGAGTACCCGAACCTCACCTGCCGCTTCGTGGACGTGACGCCCGGAGCGGCGGACGCGGTCGCGGACCGGCTGGCCCCGGAGCTGCTGGCGGAGGGGCGTGACGCGGTGGTGGCCCTGCGCGGCCGTCAGCGCTGGGTGCAGACGTTCGAGCCCGTGCGCCTGGAGGCCAGCGGCCCGGCGACCCTGCGCGACGGCGGCGTGTACCTCATCACCGACGGCCTCAGCGGCATCGGCCATGCGCTCGCGTCCGAGCTGGCCACGGCGCATCACGCGAAGCTGACCCTGGTGGAGACGGCGGACTTCCCCAGCCGGGGCCAGTGGACGGCCTGGGTGGAGAAGCAGGGCGTGGACGACGCGGTGAGCCGCCGCATCCAGCGCGCCCTGGCCCTGGAGCGCACGGGCGTGGAGCTGCTGGTGCTGCCCGCGAGCCTCACCGACGTGGACTCCATGCGCGGCGTGGTGGACGCGGCGCTGGCGCGCTTCGGCCACATCGACGGCGTCATCCACGCGGCGGGCGGCATGCAGGGCGCCACGCTGGGCACCATCGCGGAGACGGGCCCGGACGAGTGCGCCTGGCACTTCCGCCCGCAGGTGCACGGCGTGCGGGTGCTGGAGCAGGTCCTCCCGAAGCAAGGCCCCGCCTTCTGCCTCCTGGTCTCCTCGCTGTCGTCGGTGCTGGGCGGCCTGGGGCAGGTGGCGCAGGCGTCCGCCAGCGCCTTCATGGATGCCTTCGCGGAAGCGCGCACGGAGTCCTCCGCCTACCCGTGGCTCAGCGTGGACTGGGACGCGTGGCAGTTCGCGGACGCCCGCGCCATGGCGGAGCTGAGCCCCACGCTGGCCCAGTTCGCCATCCAGCCGGCGGAGGGCCTGGACGCCCTGCGCCGCGCGCTGTCGTACGCCGAGGGCGGCCGGCTGGCCGTCTCCACCGGGGACCTGGCCGCGCGACAGCGGCAGGGCCCGCGCGCCGCGAAGGCGAAGCAGGCGAAACAGGACGCCTCGCGCGGCAAGCACGCGCGGCCCTCCATCCTCACGCCCTTCGCCGCGCCGCGCACGGAGCTGGAGAAGACCGTGGCGGGCATCTGGGAGCAGGTGCTGGGCATCGACGGCATCGGCATCCACGACAACTTCTTCGAGCTGGGGGGCCACTCGCTCCTGGCCACGCAGCTGCGCAACCACATCCACGCGGTGCTGAAGGTGGACCTGTCGCTGCGCGGCCTGTTCGAGACGCCCACCGTGGCCGGAGTCGCCGGGCGCGTGGAGCAGGAGCTGGGCAAGCGCGCGGCCTCCACGGAGAAGCCCATCGCGGAGCGCCTGCGCGCCGCGTTCCCCACCGAGCGCCCCGCCCTGCTCACCGAATACCTGCGCCACCACATCTCCGAAGGGCTGCGCATCCCCCAGGCGCAGCTGCCCGCCGACGGCAGCCTCAAGGGCTACGACCTGCACGCGCTGGGCGCCGAGCTGGAGTACGACCTGCGGCAGGACTTCAAGTTCCAGCTCTACCCGCACGAGGTGCAGGCCCACCCGTCCATCCCGGAGCTGTCGAAGTACCTGCTCGTGGAGATGGACCGGCTGACGGATCCGCAGCGCTTCGCGGAGGGCAAGCCGCTGTCCGCGTACCCGCTCAAGCCCTACCGCGCGCAGACCTCCGGCAAGGCGCGCACCGACACCGCGAAGAAGAACCCGCCGATGGTGTTCGTGCACTCCAGCCCGCGCGCCGGCTCCACGCTGTTCCGCGTGATGCTGGCGGGCCACCCCCGGCTGTTCTGCCCCCCGGAAGTGAACCTGCTCTTCTTCGAGAGCATGCGCGAGTGGCGCGAGAACATCGGCTTCGGCAGTGAGATGGAGTGGACCACGGGCGGCCTCCAGTGGGCCTTCATGGAGCTGGAGAAGCTGGACTCCGCCGCGGGCGCCGCGCTGGTGGACACGCTGGTGTCGCAGGACGTGTCCGCGCAGGACGTCTACCGCCGCCTCCAGGAGAAGTCCGCGCCCCGGCTGCTCGTGGACAAGACGCCCACGTACGCCATGGACGTGGAGACGCTGGAGCGCGCGGAGCGGATGTTCGAGGGCAACAAGTACATCTACCTCTACCGCCACCCGCTCCCGGTGATGGAGTCCATCCTCCGGATGCGCTTCGACCGCCTCTTCGCCGCCGGCCTCTTCGGCGACGCGGACGTGGACCCCTACGTGGTCGCGGAGACGGTGTGGGCGCTGTCCAACCGGAACCTGATGAACTTCTTCGACGGCATTGGCCGCGAGCGCTGCCACTGGGTGCGCTACGAGGACCTGGTCGCGGATCCGACGAAGGTGATGACCGGCGTGTGCGACTTCCTGGGCCTGCCCTTCGACGAGCGCATGGTCCAGCCGTACGACGGCAAGAAGGAGCGCATGATGGGCGGTCTGGGCGACCCCAACATCCTCCAGCACCAGGGCATCGAGAAGAAGCTGGGCGAGTCGTGGAAGCGCATCAAGTGGCCCCGCGCGTTCGACGCCTCCACCCACGCGGTGATCGAGCGGCTGGGCTACTCCGTGGAGGGCGCGACGCCCGCCCCGGCTCCGGTCGCGGCGCAGGTGGCCACGCCCGCCACGAAGGAGAAGGTGACGGCGGCGGAGGCGGAGAAGCTGCTGGAGAACATGGACCAGCTTTCGGATGAGCAGGTCGCGGAGCTGCTCGCGGTGATGGAAGACACGGGCACCAGCGATGACCTGGGCGACGCCGGCGAAGAGGGTGCGGCCTGACCATGACGCCTGAAGAGAAGCGAGCACGGCTGGCCCAGCTCCTGAAGGACAAGAAGCGTCCGGCCGCGAAGCAGGCGCCCCTGTCCTTCGCGCAGGAGCGGATGTGGTTCCTGGACAAGTGGAGCCCCGGCAGCGCGGCGTTCCACATGCCCACCGCGGTGCGCCTGTCCGGCACCGTGAACACGGAGGCGCTGGGGCGCGCGCTCGCCCTGCTGGTGGAGCGGCACGACACGCTGCGCACCACCTTCCAGGAGCGCGAGGGCGGAGCCGTGCAGCTCATCGCCCCCACCGGTGAGGTGCCGCTGGAGGTGATGGACCTCCGGGGCCTGCCGGTGGCCGAGCGCGAAGCGGAAGCCCAGCGGCGCGTGGTGATGCTCGCGCAGCAGCCGTTCAGCCTGGAGCAGGGGCCGCTGCTGCGCGCGGTGCTGATGCTCCTGGGCGACGGGGAGCAGGTGCTGCTGGTGGATCAGCACCACATCGTCTCCGACGGCTGGTCCATGGGCGTGCTGGTGCACGAGCTGGCGGTGCTGTACCGCGCGTGCCTGGAGGGCCAGCCCTCGCCGCTGAACCCGCTGCCCTTGCAGTACGCGGACTGGGGCACCTGGCAGCGCGACTGGCTCCAGGGCGCGGAGCTGGAGCGCCAGCTCACCTACTGGAAGAACCGCCTCAACCCGCACGCCTTGCTGGAGCTGCCCGCGGACAAGCCGCGGCCAGCGCTGATGAGCTCCCGGGGCGAGCGGCAGGTGATGCACCTGTCCCCCGCCCTCACCCAGGCGCTCAAGGCGCTGGGGCAGCGCGAGGGCCGCACGCTCTTCGTGACGCTGCTGTCCGCCTTCAACGTGCTCCTCTCGCGCTACACCGGCCAGGAGGACGTGGTGGTCGGCACGCCCATCGCGGGCCGTCCGCGCGCGGAGGTCGAAGGGCTCATCGGCCTGTTCGTGAACATGCTGGCGCTGCGCTCGGACCTGTCTGGCCGGCCCACGTTCCGGGAGCTGCTGGGCCGCGTGCACGAGTCCACGCTGGACGCCTACGCGCACCAGGACATCCCCTTCGAGCGGCTGGTGGACGCGCTCAAGCCGGAGCGCCACCTCAGCCACACGCCGATGTTCCAGGTGATGTTCGTCCTCCAGAACGCGCCCATGCCCGCCCTGGAGGCCCCGGGCGTGGTGATGGAGGCGAAGCCGGTGGACACCGGCACGACCAAGTACGACCTGTCCCTGCTGCTGGTGGACCTGCCGCAGGGCCTGCGCGTCACCGCCGAGTACAGCACCGACCTCTTCGAGCGGGCCACGGCGGAGCGGCTGCTGGGGCACTACCTGACGCTGCTGGAGGGCATCGTCGCGCGGCCGGACCTGCCCATCTCCCTCCTGCCGTTGCTCCCCGACGGCGAGCGCCAGCGCGTGCTGAAGGACTGGAACGACACCGCCATCCCCCACCCGAGAGAGGCGACGCTGACGTCGCTCATCGAGGCGCAGGTGGCGCGCACGCCGGACGCGGTGGCCCTGGAGTTCGAGGGCACGCGCCTCACCTACCGGGAGCTGGACGCCCGCGCCAACCAGCTCGCGCACGCGCTGCGCCGGCACGGCGTGGGCCCGGAGGTCCGCGTGGGCCTGTGCGTGGAGCGCTCGCTGGAGATGGTGGTGGGCCTGCTGGGCACGCTGAAGGCAGGCGGCGCCTACGTGCCGCTGGACCCGGGCTATCCGCGGGAGCGCCTGGGCTGGATGCTGGAGGACGCGCGCCCGCCGGTGCTGCTGGTGCAGGAGCGGCTGCTGGCGCGGCTGCCTCCGTCGGACGCGACCGTGGTGAAGCTGGACACGGGCTGGGAGGACATCGCCCGCGAGCCCACCACCGCGCCCGCCCCCACCGCGACGCCGGA
This window encodes:
- a CDS encoding type I polyketide synthase, which gives rise to MSTDTPEVDGIAVIGLGGRLPGAKTIAEFWKNLTGGVESITFFTDEELIAEGADPAMVRAPNYVKARGTLGDTDQFDAAFFGMNPREAALMDPQHRVFLECAWEAMESAGYSPERQPGRVGVFGGMSMNTYLLSNLYSHLAHVASVESLQASIGNDKDSLTTEVAYRMDLKGPAVTVQSSSSTSLTCIHYACQSLLSFECDMALAGGVSIHFPEKAGYLYHEGGTTAPDGHCHTFDEEAAGFVAGHGAAVVALKRLSDALKDGDTVYAVVRGSAVNNDGSQKVSYMAPAVAGQAEVIALAQAVAGVEPDTLGYVEAHGTATKVGDPIEVAALTQAFRQGTDKKNFCALGSVKSNIGHLDSAAGAVGFIKAALTLHHKQIPPSLNFKTPNPACDFPNSPFYVNTELRDFPRGATPRRAGVTSLGMGGTNAHAILEEAPELPATDKARLPAQVVLLSARTEASLEVATDQLAAHLREHPDADLADVAFTLQVGRKRFGKRRAVVARTTAELASALAERTPGRVFSGGAENSGRPVMFLFSGQGAQYVDMGRELYETEALFRAQVDTCAEKLKPHLGLDLRTVLYPAAESRELASERLKQTGLTQPALFVIEYALAKLWEAWGVTPHAMVGHSIGEYVAACLAGVFSLDDALALVAARGKLMQSLPAGAMLAVSLPEEHVTPMLPDGLSVAAVNSPATCVVAGPTGLVDAFVETLKLQGIASSRLHTSHAFHSAMMDPILDAFREAVRKVARKAPTKPYLSNVTGTWVTPEQATSPDYWARHLRGAVRFADGVAELLKESDAILLEVGPGNTLVTLARQHPDKGAKHALLNSLRHPKEQVADLDHVLGTLGRLWLEGVEADWDAFRGTERRRRIALPTSPFERQRHWVDPRKETAADGERSEWASADQKQPVARWFYLPSWQRALPSPQGAWSGKKATWWLLLPDEAPEGLGTRLALKLGEAGQDVVRITPAAVTSKHDEHHWSLALGGEGTLLEALTAQGRAPDHVLHLGTLGLGEAHGEADFEAALGKGFLGLLGLAQALGRQPGTRPVSLVAVTNRMQSLGDEAPNPELSTVLGPVRVIPQEYSHLSAKAVDVRLPPAGSWQETALVDALLSEAATPSKQETVIAYRGGARWVQTFEHVPADAPRAAQVPLRDGGVYLLIGGFGTLGFSHAKSLAKRAKAKLVLAGRTALPERAGWDAHVTAHGEDDAISRRIRQARELEALGAEVHTLSVDAGNKVQVKAAVDEAVARFGALHGVVFAAGDVGQALFRAIPDTRPEDVRDTFHGRVRGLYALEEALRGRTLDFCVLSSSLAAVLGGLGLASYAAATSFMDAFAMKQAQTSPVPWMSVGWDAWHFESDAGGARSPFGALAITAAEGEDAFEQLFQLGALSHVAVSTSNLRARARKWSQPAASQEKAEAKQEPGSSLGTTPRPALQNAYVPPRDALEEKIAHLWETTLGIAQVGVHDNFFELGGNSLVGVKLIARVREQFGVALPAVTLYEGPTVGALARLLKAASGTEDAEPAPEDTEALSRGERRRARRANRRGDSASDDE
- a CDS encoding type I polyketide synthase; translation: MSADSNIDAQAIAIVGMAGRFPGAPDLESFWKNLREGVESIQPVPDATLEKLGVDPVLRKDPRHVKASAALEGMELFDAGFFGFTPREAELMDPQHRVFLECAWEALEKAGHTPEGFDGPIGVFAGAATNTYLVFHLVPNFDQLSGMDQVQIDVNNGGDFLATRVAYKLNLRGPSYSITSACSTSLVATHAACQSLLNEECDLALAGGVSVHVKHPEGYPFVPGGIVSPDGHCRAFDAQAEGTVFGSGVGVVVLKRLADAIDDGDHIHAIIKGSAINNDGALKVGFTAPSVEGQATVISEALGAAGVAPETIGYLEAHGTGTKMGDPIEVRALNKAFKFRSAAAKANPPRIPVGSLKSNIGHLANAAGVSSLIKAVMTLEHRQIPPSLHVTEVNPEIPFAGGPFFVNTTLTDWQANPKHPRRAGVSSFGVGGTNAHVVLEEAPALPVSGASRPAQLVVLSAKSDAALDAATQNLAQHLKAHPAQALADVAFTLQTGRQAMAKRRVLVCRDRDDALAALEVEGSPRLWTRTPDVHERPVAFLFPGQGSQYVGMARDLYASEPTFKKHLDACAEKLTPHLGLDLRTVLFPEASKAEAATQALTRTELTQPALFAVEYALAKLWMAWGVKPSAMLGHSIGEYVAACLAGVFSLDDALALVAARGKLMQPLPAGAMLSAKLEEAALRPLMDARLSVAAVNAPGFTVVAGPTDAVDALQAKLEAQKVEVSRLHTSHAFHSAMMDPILAPFTERVRQVKLNAPTLPFLSNVTGTWIEASQATDPGYWATHLRQAVRFSAGLQELSRKWPQAALLEVGPGTVLTTLAKQQPGAEGRVLVASTRHPREASPDLQVLLGALGRLWLGGMTVDWKGFAANEQRRRVPLPTYPFQRERYWIEAKPLGGGARADAPASLAKRADVADWFYAPSWKLSPLPRAQGAAGAGWLVFADDTGVAEALAPKLGGDVFLVVPGSRFEARPDGTYAVDPKRREDYRALLDALKQQGRAFANVVHLWSLSREPAPRETALDLGFHSQLFLARALSEAGHLEPLAWSVVTSRSARVEQADARLPEQALLVGPTRVLPQEYPNLTCRFVDVTPGAADAVADRLAPELLAEGRDAVVALRGRQRWVQTFEPVRLEASGPATLRDGGVYLITDGLSGIGHALASELATAHHAKLTLVETADFPSRGQWTAWVEKQGVDDAVSRRIQRALALERTGVELLVLPASLTDVDSMRGVVDAALARFGHIDGVIHAAGGMQGATLGTIAETGPDECAWHFRPQVHGVRVLEQVLPKQGPAFCLLVSSLSSVLGGLGQVAQASASAFMDAFAEARTESSAYPWLSVDWDAWQFADARAMAELSPTLAQFAIQPAEGLDALRRALSYAEGGRLAVSTGDLAARQRQGPRAAKAKQAKQDASRGKHARPSILTPFAAPRTELEKTVAGIWEQVLGIDGIGIHDNFFELGGHSLLATQLRNHIHAVLKVDLSLRGLFETPTVAGVAGRVEQELGKRAASTEKPIAERLRAAFPTERPALLTEYLRHHISEGLRIPQAQLPADGSLKGYDLHALGAELEYDLRQDFKFQLYPHEVQAHPSIPELSKYLLVEMDRLTDPQRFAEGKPLSAYPLKPYRAQTSGKARTDTAKKNPPMVFVHSSPRAGSTLFRVMLAGHPRLFCPPEVNLLFFESMREWRENIGFGSEMEWTTGGLQWAFMELEKLDSAAGAALVDTLVSQDVSAQDVYRRLQEKSAPRLLVDKTPTYAMDVETLERAERMFEGNKYIYLYRHPLPVMESILRMRFDRLFAAGLFGDADVDPYVVAETVWALSNRNLMNFFDGIGRERCHWVRYEDLVADPTKVMTGVCDFLGLPFDERMVQPYDGKKERMMGGLGDPNILQHQGIEKKLGESWKRIKWPRAFDASTHAVIERLGYSVEGATPAPAPVAAQVATPATKEKVTAAEAEKLLENMDQLSDEQVAELLAVMEDTGTSDDLGDAGEEGAA
- a CDS encoding non-ribosomal peptide synthetase, with the protein product MTPEEKRARLAQLLKDKKRPAAKQAPLSFAQERMWFLDKWSPGSAAFHMPTAVRLSGTVNTEALGRALALLVERHDTLRTTFQEREGGAVQLIAPTGEVPLEVMDLRGLPVAEREAEAQRRVVMLAQQPFSLEQGPLLRAVLMLLGDGEQVLLVDQHHIVSDGWSMGVLVHELAVLYRACLEGQPSPLNPLPLQYADWGTWQRDWLQGAELERQLTYWKNRLNPHALLELPADKPRPALMSSRGERQVMHLSPALTQALKALGQREGRTLFVTLLSAFNVLLSRYTGQEDVVVGTPIAGRPRAEVEGLIGLFVNMLALRSDLSGRPTFRELLGRVHESTLDAYAHQDIPFERLVDALKPERHLSHTPMFQVMFVLQNAPMPALEAPGVVMEAKPVDTGTTKYDLSLLLVDLPQGLRVTAEYSTDLFERATAERLLGHYLTLLEGIVARPDLPISLLPLLPDGERQRVLKDWNDTAIPHPREATLTSLIEAQVARTPDAVALEFEGTRLTYRELDARANQLAHALRRHGVGPEVRVGLCVERSLEMVVGLLGTLKAGGAYVPLDPGYPRERLGWMLEDARPPVLLVQERLLARLPPSDATVVKLDTGWEDIAREPTTAPAPTATPDSLAYIIFTSGSTGRPKGAMNAHGPVCNRLLWMQSAYGLTPRDGVLQKTPFSFDVSVWEFFWPLMTGARLVVAKPGGHQDPAYLKALITSAAVTTLHFVPSMLQAFLDEPGVDQCTSLQRVVCSGEALPLELKELCLRTLPGAGLHNLYGPTEAAVDVTFHACKANDGRRSVPIGRPVDNTQIRILDAELQPVPQGAAGELYIGGVQVGRGYLARPSLTAERFIPDPYATVAGARMYRTGDVARWLPDGEVEYLGRADFQVKIRGLRIELGEIEASLEKHPSVRQAVVLAREDRPGQKRLVAYVTGREAKTDAAVLRAFLLERLPEYMVPSNVVVLERMPLSPNGKADRKALPAPELGGADASRPFVAPGTAIEQQIAQAWKDLLHVERVGLDDPFFELGGNSLLALQLHRRLTAELGVTLALTDLFQYPTVRALAARLSRREDTPSEDAAQAGRSRAEARRTVNRRVVASRGRVETDGDADE